The DNA sequence GCACCCAATCCAAATCTGGGGCTAAAGCCTCCAAGGTCAATTCACCATTAATAGAAGACAACAGCTTAAACAAATTATCAACCTGCTGTGGTTCCTTAGTTCCTACCACACACTGCGCAATACATTCGGCGTTCAATAATCCCGGGCGGTAGGTTTGCAGGGCTTCCCATACACGGTCTTTTTGCCCTTGGGTAAACATCACTGCACAGGCATCATCTACAAACCCCATAAAATTCTGGTAATTATCTGGCCCGCCATTACCCGGGCAGCTATCCTGGAATCCACTCGGGCAGGTTCCTGCGTAGGTCTGGGTTTGCTTTTCCGTATCGGCCACCAAATCATCGTAGACGGGGTCAGGGCAACAGACACCAGGATTACAATTCGGCGGAGGAGTCACATTGCCCCACGGGTGCAACAGATTAAGATAGTGGCCAATCTCGTGGGTGCAAGTACGCCCCAAATCATAAGGTGCAGTAGCAGTCCCCCCCCTACCAAAGCGATCATACTGGATATAAACGCCGTCTTCGGCGCGAGGTACTTCACCACTCGCTATCTCTGTAGGGAAAATACCAATCCCGGCAACACCATTGAAATCAAGGTCGGCCACCCAGATATTGAGGTAGCAATCGGTACACCAGGCTGAGCTTCCTCCCAGCTCATCATAACAAAGATTGCGGCGCCCCTCGGTAAAATCATTGCCAATGCCTTCCACCGAAGTAGGCGTGAAAATGATCCCGGAATGCGGATTCCCCAAAGGGTCTTGGTCAGCCAGGACAAAATTGATCTCCATGTCCGCAAACTTATTTTGGTACCAATTAATGACTCCATTCCCATTATCTAAGTCAGCATTTGCGGCCCTAAAATCTTCATTGAGCACTGCTATCTGGGAGTTGATTTGGGCCTCCGTAAGCCTTTGAGCATCATTGTAGTAAACATTATGCACCACTACCGGAATGGTGATGGTCGTCAATGGAGCAGCAGCTACTTCCACGCTTGGGGAGGGGGTTGTAGCGCGGCTGGCGCACCAATCTTGGGCCGTAAGATGAAAGGAAAGCAGGAGAAGTAAGAAGAAGAGTTTGGTCGTGAATTGCGCGTTAATCATAATATTGAAGTTTTAGCTGGACATTCGACGAAAGTGCAGCTTATTCTTCCTCTTCCTGGCGCATAGCTTCGGGCAGTTGCTTGGAGGTACGAGCACCTAGTTTTCGTAGCTTTTCGGCACGTCCGACCAAGGTCTGGTTGTAACGCTTACCTTCGGAGAGCTTGTACATGGCCGCCGAATAGGCGTTGTGTACGCTGTCCAGGCGCTGGCCTACCAGTTGGAGGTCTTCTACGAAGTTAACGAACTTATCGTACAACTGGCCGCTTTGGCGCGCTATTTCCTGTACACTGCGTTGCTGTTTCTCTTGTTTCCAAATGTAGGAAACCGTACGCATGGTAGCCAGAAGTGTGGAATTGGTGACCATAACGATGTTATCATCCAACGCATCAAGAAACAAGCGCTGGTCTTGCTGTACGGCCAGGGCAAAAGCGGGCTCAATGGGAATAAACAAGAGCAAGTAATCCGGGGAATTGATTTGATACAAATCCTGGTACTTCTTCTTGCTCAGACCTTTGATGTGGGCACGAACACTTTCGAGATGCAATTTCAACGCGGTGGCCCGCTGGGTATCATCTTCGGCGCTGCAATAGCGATCGTAAGCCGTAAGTGAAACTTTGCAGTCGATCACCAGGTGTTTGTTTTCCGGTAAGTTGATGATAAAATCGGGCCGTTTGAGTTTGCCTTCCTGATCACGGAAGGAGGATTGCGTGCGATAGTGCACTTCTTTTTGCAAGCCAGCCTTTTCGAGCAAGAGTTCTAGCTGCACCTCTCCCCAGTCGCCCTGGGTTTTGTTATCGCCTTTGAGGGCGGCGGTAAGGTTGCTGGCATCAAGACTGAGTTGTTGGTTGAGATCGCGCAGTTGCTCAATTTCTTTTTTCAGGCTTACACGATCACGGGTTTCTTCCAGATAACGGCGCTCAATATTGTCTTCGAAGGTTTTGATTTTTTCCTTCAGGGGATCCAGCAGATGCTGGAGTTGATTGTGATTTTGTTCTGTAAACTTCTTGCTTTTCTCCTCAAGGAGGCGGTTGGCCATCGACTCGAAGGCCAGGCGGTTGGTCTGCTGCAATTCCTGCATCTCCTGGAGCTGTGCCGCTAGTTTTTCTTGAAGGTATTCCAAGCGTGTTCTTTCGGTAGCCAGAGCTGCAGAAAGATCGCGCTCGGTTTCCGTTTTTTCGTGGAGGTTGGCCTGTAATACATCGGCTTGTTCCAGCAGTGCTTCGTGAACCGCTTTGGGGACATAAGTAACTGCAATTTGATCGCTGGAAACATAGTCATTACTGACTTTCAATCGTTGCCACCAGTAACCAAGCACAAAGCCTAGTAGTAGCCCGATGATCAAAAACAGAAAAGCCAGTAATATAGGATCCGCCATGCTCTTAGTATTCAAGGTTAACCACAGGGCAATTTACAAAATGTTTTAAATAAAATGATATTTAAACTTTTATTGCACCCAAATAGGCAAGCTGCCTGGAAGACCCGAACGCAGTGAGGGGACCGCAAGGACGGCGTCCAAAAGAGAATTACTAATCAGGTACCAAGTAGAGGGTAAAGGGACTTTGATGGTTCCAAATTCGAAATTCCACCAAGTACCACGTACCTTGTACGATATTCTACTCACCCAAAATTCATTCGCTTACATGTCTGATACCGTACATTTTAAGGTCATTATTGTAGGAGCTGGGCTTTCGGGTATTGGCGCGGCTTACCATCTTCAGGACAAGTGCCCTGATCATGACTTCACGATCTTGGAAGCCAGGGAAAGCATGGGCGGCACCTGGGATTTGTTTCGTTATCCTGGTATTCGCTCCGACTCAGACATGTACACGCTGGGGTATTCTTTCAGTCCGTGGAAAGACCCAAAAGCTATTGCAGATGGCCCTTCGATTTTGGCCTACATCAAAAGCACCGCTGAAGCATTTGACATCGATAAAAAGATCAGGTACGACCACCGGGTAAGCACGGCGGATTGGAACAGCGATGAGAAAAACTGGCGCATTACAGCTCGTACAGCAAATGGAACAAAGGAGGTCAGCTACACTTGTAATTTTCTATTTATTTGCAGTGGTTACTACCGTTACGACCAGGGTTATTTGCCTGATTTTCCGGGTGTAAATCAGTACCAAGGCCAGCTCATACACCCCCAGCAGTGGCCGGAAGACCTGGATTATTGCGACAAAGATGTGGTGGTGATTGGTAGTGGTGCTACAGCGGTGACTTTGGTGCCTGAACTGGCCAAACAGGCCAAATCGGTGACCATGCTACAACGTACACCAACCTATATCATGAACTTGCCCAGTGAAGACTGGGTGGCCAATCAACTAAAGAAATTCCTGCCCAAAAGCTGGGCGCATACCTTGGCCCGCTGGAAGAACATCACTGTTGGTCTCCTCTTTTACCAAGTTTCACAACGCTGGCCAAATACCATCAAACGCTTTTTGCAAAAAGCCGCCCGCAAGGAACTGGGGCCCGATATTGCCATTGAGCACTTTGACCCTCCCTACGGGCCGTGGGATCAGCGACTGTGCCTGGTGCCTGATGGTGATTTGTTTCACAGCTTACGCGAAGGGAAAGCACAAATAATCACCGATCAGATAAAAACCTTTACCCCAGAAGGACTGGAGCTGCAATCGGGTACACAACTCAAGGCTGACCTCGTGGTAGCCGCTACAGGCTTGAAAATCCAGATCCTGGGCGGCATTCAATACAAGGTAGGCGGGGAAGCGCAAGACCTGGCAAAACTACACGCCTATCGGGGGGTAATGCTGAGTGATCTGCCCAACCTGGGTCTGGCCATTGGCTATACCAATGCCTCGTGGACCTTGAAATGCGACCTGAACTGCCAGTATATTTGTCGATTGCTCAACTATATGAAGGAGCACAATTACCAAGTGTGTACGCCCCGCTTTGATGCCAGCACCTACGACTCGGAGCCGCTCCTGGACCTGAGTGCGGGCTACGTACAGCGCGCACTGAACGACTTACCAAAACAGGGATCAGGTGGCCCGTGGAAAGTACACCAAAACTACTTCAAGGACCTGGTTTCGCTACGCTTTGGCGATCTTGCCGACGAGGCTTTGCAGTACGAATGATTTCAAAACTAGTTACGCGGAGGAATTAGCGCCCTTACCTGCTTCAATTCTTCGGGATTGAGGCGAGGGATAGCGATCTCCAATTGGCGGCGGACTGCATTGCTATCAGGCACTTTGGCCATGACCGACTGTAGTGTTTTGATGGCCGCGAGGTTGTTGGGGTCAATTTCCAAAAGGTTGGAGGCCGTCTTTCTGGCCGTAGAAAAATCCCCCAGATTTTGTGCAGCTTGTGCTTTGATACGCAGGGCAGAGGTGTCTTTGGGGTTTTGCTGAATTTGCGTATTGGCAGTAGCTATTTTCGCTTGTTCTTCCAGGTGACGCTCATCGTATTTTTTTCGGATCACTTGGGTAGCGATACTCTTATCAGCAGTTTTGTCCAAAAGATCCAAATCATGGCGAGCCTGGTTGAGATCATTGCGTTTCACGCTCACAGCGGCACGGGCGGTAAGTGCTTTGGTGTTTTCTGGATCTTGTTCCAGTGCTCTGGTCAAATCGTCGTGGGCTACATCATTATGGCCCGTACGGTATTCCAATAAGCCTTTTTGGAGCAGGGCTTGCACGTTCGTAGTATCGGTTTTCAGCATTTCGCGGTACACTTCAATGGCTCGTTCTTCCTGGCCGGTTTTGATGTAGCTATCTGCCTGAATAAGGCCCCATTTGGGGTTGGCCGCTACCCCACCCCGTTCTTCGATCACTTTTTCCAAGGTCGAAGCTGCTACTTCGTGGTTGTCTGTTTCGTGAGCTACCAGACCAAGAATCAGTTGAATAGTCATTTCGATTTCTTCTGTCAATTCTGCACTAGTGGCAATACTCGACAAGCTACTTATGGTATCAACGGTAGCTTCATTATTGATTTCAAAATCGGTGAGAGAAAAATGACTGTTTTCGATAAAACGGAATTTGGTGGTCACGATATCATTACCGTTTCTGTCTTCTTCGGTGGTTCCCCAAATGATCAACTGTGCTTTGCAAGGCAAACCAATAATGGAAGCCTGGCTACTGGTAAGCGGATACTCATCGGAAAAGACATCGATTTTCTTGGTAAATACGGAACCCTTTAGCCCATATTTCTCCATTTCAGTGGCCAAACGAATCCGGAGGGAGCGTTCAATCGGAGTAAGTTTCCCATCAAGAGGCTGAAAAGGCAAGACCATAATATTAAACTCAGAATCAGCCTCGTAAGGCGGGCATTTACCTTCTTCGGATTCCCCTTGGTCTACCACGATTGGAGTGGGGGCGGTATTGTTATTATTTTGAAAAACCCCACGAAGCATAAAAAAGGAAGCCGTAGCCAACACCAAGGCTGCGACCACGCCGATAACCATCCAGGGCGGGCTACTAGTGTTCGTTCCACTTTCGGTAGTTTTAAGGCTGGGTGCTGGGAGGCCTTCTTCAATACTCGCAAGACTAGCGAGCAGACCATCAGTAATTTGATTGACCGCGCGGCGTGCTTCGTCGAAGCTGATGGTATTGCGCTGTTGTTGCAGCTTCACGCGCTTGTATTGGGCTAGCAAATTGCTTACCGTATCCCGCCAGCTACTTACTGGTTCGGGATCCTGATTTAGATACTCGAGTAAACGCTCGGCAGCTTCTTCATTCTTTGCTTCAGCTATAAGCTTACGGATATTGGCCAGGGTGGCATTAGGGTCCATGATACGTTGGATTAAGTAGACTTTTAGTTTTAGGGGCTGAGTTCTTATTGTCAAAATTCGCGAAATCGGGTCGCTGCATCATGATCTTGATGCACCAATATACTAAACAACGCGCGAATGGTCAGAAAGCCACTTAAAAGGATGTTAAATTCTGTCCCTTTGTCGTTATCTTTTGTTAGAAATCGATGGTTGCTTATCTTGCGGCACTTTGAACCGACTGTCCTCTAACGCCACCCAATACCTGCTACCATGCGTAAACTAACTGCCGATTATATATTCACTGCCTCAGGTGCCCCAATGCAGCACCAGGTGATCGTTGTAGATCATGATGGTAAAATAATGAGTATCGATCCACTGAACCAACACGATCCTGCTAGTGTCGAATCTCATAGAGGAGTATTGATCCCCGGCTTTATCAACACCCACTGTCACTTGGAGTTGTCGCATATGAAAGGGAAAGTCGCTACGGGGACGAAGTTAATTCCCTTTATTACCAATGTGGTTCAGTTTCGGGACATGCCCCAGGAAGAAATCCTTGCTGCCATTGACCAAGCCGATCAAGAAATGTACGATGGCGGGATTGTTGCCGTGGGAGATATTTCCAATAAACTAGACACTGCGGTCCGTAAAGAGGCCAGTTTGATTAGGTATTACACTTTCGTGGAAATGTTCGACTTCCTGCAAGACGCGGCGGCAGAACAATGTGTAGCCAATAACTTCCCTGTTTATGAAGGGCAAGCACAAGGTGGCGGCAATCGGCGTTCGGCAGTGCCACATGCGCCTTATTCTGTCTCCAAAGAATTATTTCGTCGCCTCAATGAGCTCAACCAAGGACAAGGCACCGTAAGTATCCACAATCAGGAAACACCGCCGGAGAATGAGCTTTTTGAATACAAAACAGGCGACTTTCTGGATTTTTATGATGGCTTCAAAATTCCGTTGGACTTGTTTTCGGCAACAGGAAAAACAGCCATCCACTATGCTATGGATCACATGGATCCGCGCTGCCGGGCCTTGTTTGTCCACAATACCCTCACCACGCCTGAAGACATTGCCGCTGCGCAAGCTTGGGCCCAAAACGGCGCTTACTGGGCAACTTGTGCCAATGCCAACCTCTACATTGAGAACCGCCTACCCAATTACCAGCACTTCCTAGATGCTAACGCTAAAATGACCATTGGGACAGACAGCCTGACCTCCAACTGGCAATTATCCGTTTTGGAAGAACTCAAGACCATCCATCGTTTTCAGAGTTATGTCCCCTTCTCTACGCTGATCCAGTGGGCGACCCTCAACGGTGCGGAGGCCCTGCAATTTGATCAGGATCTAGGCAGTATTGAGGTAGGTAAAACGCCAGGGCTTAACCTATTGACTGGACTAGAAGGGAATGGGCCAGCGGATTTCCGTTTTGTGGCGCAGACGGGGGTTACAAGGTTGGTGTAATCGCCTTTTGAACCAGATATGGGACCTTAGATAGTTTTTTTTGAACATATGAGGGAGTATAAAGGGTGTATAAGTTTTTTTAATCACATAGGCACTGTCTTGTCCTGAAATAGGTTTACACAAAAGATGGTCAAAAACCATTAAATTGTGAAACAAATAAAGAATGGCAATCGCCGTTACAGTAAAACCTTGAAACGTAAGGTAGCGCAAGATTACCTTGCTGGCAAATTCAGTTATTCCGTTGGTGCGGAAGTTTATGGTCTTCGCAATGGAGGAGTTGTGAAGGAGTTCGTAAAGTGGTATGTAAAAACGGAGCAGTCGGAAAGAATGGCATCAGATATTGAGAAAGAGTTGTTGTCGGAAAATAGCGATGATGGATACAGTCAGCTTGATGTTAAGGCACTGGAAGCTGAATTAGTTGCTGCGCGGCTAAAAATATCGGGCCTTAAGACGTTGATAGAAGTAGCAGAGAAGGAGCTTGAAATTGACATCAGAAAAAAGTCTGGTACCAAACAGTAGTCCTGATGAAGCAGGCGTATCAGGATATTAGCCTTGGTACTATCTGCGAGCTGTTTGGTATGACAAGACAAGCTTATTATAAGCGTCAAAAACATCAGGAAAAGCAAGCCTTGGAAGCTGGGATTATCCTAGATTTGGTAAAATCAATACGAAAGAATCTTCCCCGAGTTGGAGTAAGAAAGCTGTATTTTATGCTTGGAAAAGACTTGGAGAAGCATCAAATAAAGTTGGGTCGTGATGGTTTTTTTGAGCTACTGGGGGTTCATAATATGCTTATTCGGCCTCGGCGCAGGAGTAGGAGAACGACGCACAGTTGGCATCATTTTTACAAGTACAAATGCCTAATATCGAGCTTTAATTCCCTGGGGATTAATCAGTTGTGGTTTAGTGATATTACTTACATAAATGTTGGTGATAAGTGGCACTACGTTATCTTTATAACTGATGCTTATTCCCATAAATTAATTGGGTATAACGTTGATGATAACATGAGTTCGAAGTTTTGTGAGGTAGCCCTTGAGCAAGCTTTGTCTCAATGGGAGAATAGAGAGGAGCAACTCATTCATCATTCTGATAGAGGAGTGCAATATTGTTCTGCTTTATATACCGATCGGCTCAAGGCATCAAATATAGAGATCAGTATGACTCAAGATGGTGACCCAAGAGAGAACGCTGTTGCGGAGCGCATTAACGGTATATTCAAAGGTGAATTCTTAATGGATCAGCGCTTTGAAAACCTGGCTGACGCAAGGGAAAAAATAGCTCGGATGGTATATTGCTATAACCATATTCGTCCTCACTCAAGTTGTGATTATTTGACTCCGGATCAAGCGCATCAAATGACGGGCCCATTAAAGAAAAGATGGAAGGCTAAGCAAGATGATAATATTCCATCAGCTTAAAAACTTGAATCCGGGGATAAAAATCTGCTACGGTTACGTAAACTACACCTCGCTTAGATCTTTTATCCCCGGATTCAATAGACAACCTAGTTTAGGACTAACAGTATTTGTTGACAACCTAATTTAGGACTAACTTCGTGAATGTAAACTTATTCTAGGACGACCAGTTTAAGTGTCAACTTTTTTCAGGACGGGACACACAATAGATTTTTCACATAGGCACAGAGGGTATTTACAGTTTCACCATCCTCACCACCGCTACCTTACCGGTTCCTTCTTCTTTTATTTTTACGAAGTAAAGGCCGGCGGATAAATGCTGCATATCCAGATGGTTTTGTCCGGGCAAGCACTGGATATTTTGGACGATAAGCCCTGCCTGGGAGACGATTTGGATATCCGCTTGGGCTTGTAAGCCGGATACGGTAAACCTACCAGAGGTGGGATTGGGGTGAATGAACAGGGGCGTTGTAGCCGTCAAGGTTTCATTATCGAGGGCCATGCCATCCCAGTTGAGGGTTCTGCGGGGGCTCTCCAGGTCGGCGGTGCTGATCCATTTGGTACGAAGGTAGGCCGAAGCGGCTTGCATCTCTACCTCCGTGAGCGCGCGATCGTACAAGATTAACTCTCCGATTTTTCCTTCCCATTGGGTATCCGTGTAGTAGACTTCGTCGAAAGACCTTTCCGTCATGACGGTGCCTAGAATGCAAAATTCCAGCGGATTGGCGGTAATTAGTGGATCCACTATTGCCCCGTTGAGATAAGTGGTGCCATTGAGGGTACGCGCTGGGGCACTGTTGCTGTAGAGTTGGGTAGGATCGGAATGGCTAGGGATATTGACCGAAAGGCCCTCGAAAGGAGCACGATTTGGGAAAGTGATCGGGTTTTCTTCGTAAGCCATTAAGATGGTTTGGTAGCCTGTCTCGCTTTGCGCAATGCGCTGTAACCAGATGGTCGCAAAATCGGCGACGCCCAGACCATTTTGGTAATTTGAACGATAGGCATACCAATTGTCATCGGCCCAACTATTGCCATTACTGAACGACCAACCATACAGCGAACTCGTAGGTAATTGAGGGTTGTCAATGGTCTCGTCGCCGTTTAAATCCGCGGCATCCATGCGAATGATCAGGCCGGGAATGGTGCCTGGATCTTGAGGAACAATGGCATTAGGTGGTCGCTGGGCTGCTACATAGTAGAAGCCGGCTTCTTGAGGAGCAAAGACAGTTCCGGTATGAATGGGCGTACCACAACTTTCCTGATCGTACCAATGGTAAATTAATGCCGGATCGGGATCAACAATCCCTAGTTCTGTATCACTTAAGGCTTCAACATCGGGTGTCGTTTGCACGATGACGGCAAAACCCTGGATATTTTCACTGAGCGCGCCAGTGGAATTATTGACTGCCGCAACGTAGTAATTCCCAGACAAAAGCGGTTGAAAAGTCGTGCCGATATTTAAAAGCTGCGTTGCTTTGGCATCCGCAAACCAATAATAAGTATGATCGGCTGAAGGAGTTGCTATCCTAACCTGGCAATCACCATCTTGAACCACTACCAGGTCTAAAGCCGTAAATGGTGCTGTATACCCTACCAAAAGGGTGTTGACGGAAGCCGTCTGGTTATCATCTTTAACCACATAACGGTAAGCCCCAGCCACCAGGTCTTTTCGGGTAGCCTGACCTTGAACCAGGTGATTGCGGACAAAGTCGGCCGTCGCATCCGTACCAACGATTTCCAGCTCTTGCAACTGCGTAGCGATGTCTCCGTGGTTTTCCTGTACGAATAAACGGTAATACTGGTAGGCCACATTATTGCTAAATACGAAGCTCCTACGTTGAAAACGGCTGGTAAAATTTTGGTTTATTTGCTGATCGAGTATCGTCCAATTTGTGCCGTCGTTGGAACCTTGAAATTGCCAATTTTTAGGATCGCGTTCCGGCACGTCATCGGCCGAAGTGATCACGTAATAGCTTACCGGCGTGGGTGCTGCTAACTGATAACCGATATAAGTATTGGTGGCCATAGCGTGCAGCCATTTGGTATTCAGGTCATCGTCAAAAGCAAATGCGGGCTCATGCCCCCAAGTGGTGCCACTGACCAGGATACTGCTGGGCGATGGGCTGGTAAGATCCGTATTAGGCTGATCATACCAATCAATGGTATAAGGAGGTTGCCCTCCCGTAATATCCAGATAAATGCTCCCCGAAGCGACGTCCAGGCCGGAAGGAAAGACCATCTCCGTCACCGCAATTGGATCGGCCGTTGTCATCAAGCTGATGCTTTGTATTTTTGAACAACCCGAGCCGACAGCTACCGTAACAGAATACTCACCATCCGGCAAACCCTCAATGGTAGGTGTAGTAGCCCCAGTAGACCACAAATAATTCAAAGCTGCGGAGGGGTAAATCTCGTCCTCCAATGTCAAAGTCCAATTACCATCTGCATAGGAAGAACATATCTCTGGGTTGAGTAACGGCTCACTCATGATACTGACTTCCTCCTTGATTCCACAACCATTGGCATCCACCACAAAGAAGGTATAATCACCCGCAGGGAGATTCGTAACAGGATTGGCTTGTGCTTCACCATCGAGGTAAATTTCGTAGGGCGCCTCTCCTCCAGAGATGGAAAAATCTACCCAGCCGTTGGCCGTTCCTGAACAATCGGCTCCTTGTACGTAGGGGGTGCTCGCGAGTGTATAAGTGCTCACCGCTGCCTGGTTGATTGTCCATTTGAGTTCTTGATAGGGTTCAGGATAGGTATCCGCAAATTTGGGATCAAATCGGACCAATGGATTGTTATCCCGCACTGAAAAAACCAGCTCATAGCTATCGCAAGCGTCGAAAGTCACCTCAACCGTTTCGGTATCCGTAGCAATGACCTTGCCGTTTAGCCGCCACTCGTAAGCTTGGGTATTGGGCTCAGGTTTTACTACGTTTACAGAAAAAGTGAGGGTTTCCGTACCATTTACTATCAGATCGCCGGTAGCCGGTTGTGGATTTTCAATGACATCAACGTATTTGTACAGATAGCAAATCACGCGTTGAATGCAGGGAGAGCACAGTTCCAAACCATAATCCTCGCCAAAGCCTCCGGCACCCATGAAACAGCCGCGGGCCGTCGGGCGATGACATCCGAAGTAGTTGGTCATTGCACCTTCAAAGGCCCCAAATTTATCCAGGTAGACTGCTGTGTAAGGTGTAGGAATTGGCGTTCCGGGCTCAATCCACAAGCGCCAGGGAATGTCTTCAACGTTGAGCTGTCCGGTAGTATTGGGTGTTTCCCAACACTGGCTATTCGACCATTCGCCGCTGGCCGAATATTCATCCAACAAACCGGGCATGGTGTGGCCAAACTCGTGCAGGAAGGTCTCCCACCCCATACCGTACATTTTGCCATCCCCTACCCTGGCTTCCCGGTTGAGACCGGCACCACCACCGCCGCCGTATTTCGTAGAAGAGAAAAAGCTTACCCATCCAGTGCGATCATTTGCCCAAGGCAGAAATACCGCATCGCGTAATGCCTGGATCGTACCAAAAGTCCAACCGGTATTATCGTCTGGCGCATCGGGCCACCAAAAGGTATAGAGGTTGAAAAAATTACGGTACTGCGCGTAAGGCACTTGGGCCAGCTCGTGCCCTTGTTCGAAAGCCTTCAAAAGGTTATTTTCATAAAGCGTGGTAAAATCCTCCTTGTCATTAAAAGAATCCCCACGGTTTTGAATCACCCAATTGATCCGGTTGTCTTTTGCACCGGAATAGAGCATGGTATCAATTTCTTGAACGGCCAGAATGGCCCCGATGTCTTGGGAAATCAGCGGCGTAGCCAAAGTCAGCAAAAAGAGAATCAGGCAAAGCGCTGGGCGGAAGGTAATCTTGTGGCTCATGGAGGATAAGTAGTCTTGTTGCTGCTAAGTTACGAAGAGTCTCTGAGAGGAAAGTATAATCGTATTTGTCGATCATCCCACCTGATCGTATGATCGTATTGGTACGATCACCCCCCCAATCGTATGATCGTGTTGGTACGATCAGGGTAAGGAGTTAAGGGGGAAGTCGGAAGTGGGTATTATTAGGTCTACCTAGTGATGTACACTCCTCTTGGTCTCCGTATATCCCACTACTTCCGACCTCTGACTTCTGATCTCCGACTTTGACGCCAATCGTATGATCGTATTGGTACGATTACCCCCTCCCCTACAAAAGCTCGCCCTACTTGTACAACCTTGCCTGCTTGATATAAATCTTCCGTTCACTCACCTGAGAGTCTACTTTAAATTCAATATCCAGTCCAAAATCCTGCTCGGTGCAATTGCAATCATGGGGGACATTTTGGTAAAAATACTTCTTGAGGGCCAGGCAGTAGTTACCCAGTTCCATCAATTCCGCATTGGTCAGCACCGTTTGGCCGTTCAATTCAGGGATATTGGAAAATGTCAGGTATTCCG is a window from the Lewinella sp. LCG006 genome containing:
- a CDS encoding M64 family metallopeptidase produces the protein MSHKITFRPALCLILFLLTLATPLISQDIGAILAVQEIDTMLYSGAKDNRINWVIQNRGDSFNDKEDFTTLYENNLLKAFEQGHELAQVPYAQYRNFFNLYTFWWPDAPDDNTGWTFGTIQALRDAVFLPWANDRTGWVSFFSSTKYGGGGGAGLNREARVGDGKMYGMGWETFLHEFGHTMPGLLDEYSASGEWSNSQCWETPNTTGQLNVEDIPWRLWIEPGTPIPTPYTAVYLDKFGAFEGAMTNYFGCHRPTARGCFMGAGGFGEDYGLELCSPCIQRVICYLYKYVDVIENPQPATGDLIVNGTETLTFSVNVVKPEPNTQAYEWRLNGKVIATDTETVEVTFDACDSYELVFSVRDNNPLVRFDPKFADTYPEPYQELKWTINQAAVSTYTLASTPYVQGADCSGTANGWVDFSISGGEAPYEIYLDGEAQANPVTNLPAGDYTFFVVDANGCGIKEEVSIMSEPLLNPEICSSYADGNWTLTLEDEIYPSAALNYLWSTGATTPTIEGLPDGEYSVTVAVGSGCSKIQSISLMTTADPIAVTEMVFPSGLDVASGSIYLDITGGQPPYTIDWYDQPNTDLTSPSPSSILVSGTTWGHEPAFAFDDDLNTKWLHAMATNTYIGYQLAAPTPVSYYVITSADDVPERDPKNWQFQGSNDGTNWTILDQQINQNFTSRFQRRSFVFSNNVAYQYYRLFVQENHGDIATQLQELEIVGTDATADFVRNHLVQGQATRKDLVAGAYRYVVKDDNQTASVNTLLVGYTAPFTALDLVVVQDGDCQVRIATPSADHTYYWFADAKATQLLNIGTTFQPLLSGNYYVAAVNNSTGALSENIQGFAVIVQTTPDVEALSDTELGIVDPDPALIYHWYDQESCGTPIHTGTVFAPQEAGFYYVAAQRPPNAIVPQDPGTIPGLIIRMDAADLNGDETIDNPQLPTSSLYGWSFSNGNSWADDNWYAYRSNYQNGLGVADFATIWLQRIAQSETGYQTILMAYEENPITFPNRAPFEGLSVNIPSHSDPTQLYSNSAPARTLNGTTYLNGAIVDPLITANPLEFCILGTVMTERSFDEVYYTDTQWEGKIGELILYDRALTEVEMQAASAYLRTKWISTADLESPRRTLNWDGMALDNETLTATTPLFIHPNPTSGRFTVSGLQAQADIQIVSQAGLIVQNIQCLPGQNHLDMQHLSAGLYFVKIKEEGTGKVAVVRMVKL